ACCACCCAGCCGTCCGCGAGCGCGACGCTGGACAGGATTCCGGAGCCGCTCGCGCGGGTCGGGGTCGCGGTCGGGAGATGGTCGCCGTCAGCGTCGTCGGCCACGTCGCCGTCGGCCGGCTCGTCGGCCCCCTCGTTGTCCCCGTCCGAGAGGCTCACCCGCGCGAACGTCCGGACGCCGGGCTCGCTGGCGACCTTCCGTCCCAGCGTCGCCCGCCGCGTCGGGAACGGGTCCGCGTCGGCCCCACCCGCTCGCTTCAGCGCGGGGCGGAGGAACTGCGCCGCGTTGACGATGCACGCGACCGGGTAGCCCGGCAGCGACACGATCGGCGTCTCCTCCGCCCGCCCGAGACACACCGGGTGGCCGGGCTTCAGCGCGACGCCGTGGACCAGCACCTCGCCGAGGCCGTCGACGACCTCCGGGATCAGGTCCCGCTCGCCGACCGAGGAGCCGCCGGTGGTGACGACCACGTCGGCGTCGAGGTCGGCCGCGACCGCCTCGCGGAGCGCGTCCGGGTCGTCGGTGACCACGTCGCGGTAGCGCGCCTCCCCGCCCCACCGCTCGACGAGCCGCGAGACGGTGAGGCCGTTCGTCTCGATCACCTCGCCGGGGCCGGGGTCGGACTCGACCAGCTCCTCGCCGGTCGGGATCACGGCGACCTCGGGCGGCTCGCGGACCGCGACCTCGTCGAGGCCGACCGAGCGCAGGAGACCGAGGTCCGAGGGCCGCAGGACGTGGCCGGGCCCGTAGAGTCGCTGGCCGGCCGCGACGTCCTCGCCCGCCTCGCCGACGTTCTCGCCGGTCGCGACCGCGTCGAACACCTCCACGTCGTCGCCGACCGACTCGACTTGCTCGATCATCACGACCGCGTCCGCGCCCTCGGGCACCGCGCT
This genomic stretch from Halorubrum hochsteinianum harbors:
- a CDS encoding molybdopterin molybdotransferase MoeA, coding for MSHDRRESGFKRRTRVADARATLLDAVTPHDRTESVPVGAADGRVIAEPIDAPSPVPGYDRAAMDGYAVRASDTFGAGDRSPAVLSARPAETESIAPGEAARVHTGSAVPEGADAVVMIEQVESVGDDVEVFDAVATGENVGEAGEDVAAGQRLYGPGHVLRPSDLGLLRSVGLDEVAVREPPEVAVIPTGEELVESDPGPGEVIETNGLTVSRLVERWGGEARYRDVVTDDPDALREAVAADLDADVVVTTGGSSVGERDLIPEVVDGLGEVLVHGVALKPGHPVCLGRAEETPIVSLPGYPVACIVNAAQFLRPALKRAGGADADPFPTRRATLGRKVASEPGVRTFARVSLSDGDNEGADEPADGDVADDADGDHLPTATPTRASGSGILSSVALADGWVVVPEPREGLDAGETVDVELWEVTP